A single window of Streptomyces aquilus DNA harbors:
- a CDS encoding glycosyltransferase family 1 protein — protein sequence MKAIRRFTVRPVLPDPLRPLSDLARNLRWSWHAETRDLFQSVDPERWAASGGDPVRLLGSVPPRRLAELAEDRRFLRRLQSVADDLHDYVSGERWYQTQPGELPAAVAYFSPEFGITAALPQYSGGLGILAGDHLKAASDLGVPLIGVGLLYRHGYFRQSLSRDGWQQEHYPVLDPNELPVALLREEDGTPAQVSLALPGGKQLHARIWLAQVGRVPLLMLDSDVEENDLGERGVTDRLYGGGSEHRLLQEMLLGIGGVRAVRTYCRLTGHAAPEVFHTNEGHAGFLGLERIAELCAGEGLDFDAALESVRAGTVFTTHTPVPAGIDRFDRELVAHHFGPDAELPGIDVEHILRLGMETYPGGEPNLFNMAVMGLRLGQRANGVSLLHGQVSREMFSGLWPGFDPDEVPITSVTNGVHAPTWVAPEVLRLGARQIGAQRTEDALTVGGSDRWDAVGEIPDQDIWELRRDLREQLVVEVRRRLRASWRQRGAGSAELGWIDGVLDPDVLTIGFARRVPSYKRLTLMLRDRDRLMDLLLHPERPIQIVVAGKAHPADDGGKRLVQELVRFADDPRVRHRIVFLPDYGMAMAQKLYPGCDIWLNNPLRPLEACGTSGMKAALNGCLNLSVLDGWWDEWFQPDFGWAIPTADGTGTDPDHRDDIEAAALYDLLEQRVTPRFYERGQGGLPDRWIEMVRQTLTLLGPKVLAGRMVREYVERLYTPAAHAHRAMEPAAARELAGWKARVRSAWQSVTVDHVETSVTTATAELGTTLGLRVRVGLGNLSPEDVDVQALSGRVDEEDRITDALTLPLKPVGGPDAEGRWVYEGPLSLDRTGPFGYTVRILPAHRLLASGAELGLVAVPAEEAVEAAGVLMR from the coding sequence ATGAAGGCTATCCGTCGCTTCACCGTCCGACCCGTACTCCCCGATCCCCTCCGCCCGTTGAGCGATCTGGCGCGCAATCTGCGCTGGTCCTGGCATGCGGAGACCCGCGACCTCTTCCAGTCGGTGGACCCCGAGCGGTGGGCCGCCTCGGGCGGCGACCCCGTACGCCTCCTGGGCAGCGTGCCGCCCCGGCGTCTCGCGGAGCTGGCCGAGGACCGCCGCTTCCTGCGCCGGTTGCAGTCGGTCGCCGACGATCTCCACGACTATGTCTCCGGCGAGCGCTGGTACCAGACCCAGCCCGGCGAACTCCCGGCCGCCGTCGCCTACTTCTCACCCGAGTTCGGCATCACGGCCGCGCTCCCGCAGTACTCCGGCGGCCTCGGCATCCTGGCCGGCGACCATCTGAAAGCGGCCAGCGACCTGGGCGTACCGCTGATCGGCGTCGGCCTGCTGTACCGCCACGGCTACTTCCGCCAGTCCCTGTCCCGGGACGGCTGGCAACAGGAGCACTACCCCGTCCTGGACCCCAACGAGCTGCCGGTGGCGCTGCTGAGGGAGGAGGACGGCACCCCCGCACAGGTGTCGCTGGCCCTGCCCGGCGGCAAGCAGTTGCACGCCCGCATCTGGCTGGCGCAGGTGGGCCGGGTGCCGCTGCTGATGCTCGACTCGGACGTCGAGGAGAACGACCTCGGCGAGCGGGGGGTGACGGACCGGCTGTACGGCGGCGGCAGTGAACACCGCCTGTTGCAGGAGATGTTGCTGGGCATCGGCGGCGTGCGGGCGGTACGGACGTACTGCCGGCTGACGGGACATGCCGCGCCCGAGGTCTTCCACACGAACGAGGGCCACGCCGGTTTCCTGGGCCTGGAACGGATCGCCGAACTGTGCGCCGGGGAAGGCCTGGACTTCGACGCGGCACTGGAATCGGTCCGCGCCGGAACGGTGTTCACCACCCACACCCCGGTCCCCGCCGGCATCGACCGCTTCGACCGCGAACTGGTCGCCCATCACTTCGGCCCCGACGCCGAGTTGCCGGGCATCGACGTCGAGCACATCCTGCGCCTGGGCATGGAGACGTACCCGGGAGGCGAGCCGAACCTCTTCAACATGGCGGTGATGGGCCTCAGGCTGGGCCAGCGGGCGAACGGCGTCTCGCTGCTGCACGGCCAGGTGAGCCGGGAGATGTTCTCGGGCCTGTGGCCCGGATTCGACCCGGACGAGGTCCCGATCACCTCGGTCACCAACGGGGTGCACGCCCCGACCTGGGTCGCCCCGGAGGTCCTCCGCCTGGGCGCCCGGCAGATCGGCGCCCAGCGCACCGAGGACGCGCTGACGGTCGGCGGGTCGGACCGGTGGGACGCGGTGGGCGAGATCCCGGACCAGGACATCTGGGAGCTGCGGCGCGACCTGCGCGAGCAACTGGTGGTGGAGGTACGCCGGCGGCTTCGGGCGTCCTGGCGGCAACGGGGCGCGGGCAGCGCCGAGTTGGGCTGGATCGACGGCGTGCTCGACCCCGACGTCCTGACGATCGGGTTCGCGCGCAGGGTCCCGTCGTACAAGCGCCTGACGCTGATGCTGCGCGACCGGGACCGGCTGATGGACCTGCTCCTGCATCCCGAGCGCCCGATCCAGATCGTGGTGGCGGGGAAGGCGCACCCGGCGGACGACGGCGGGAAGCGCCTGGTCCAGGAGCTGGTGCGGTTCGCGGACGACCCGCGGGTGCGCCACCGGATCGTCTTCCTCCCGGACTACGGCATGGCGATGGCGCAGAAGCTCTACCCGGGCTGCGACATCTGGCTGAACAACCCGCTGCGGCCGCTGGAGGCCTGCGGGACTTCAGGGATGAAGGCGGCGTTGAACGGATGCCTGAATCTGTCGGTCCTGGACGGCTGGTGGGACGAATGGTTCCAGCCGGACTTCGGCTGGGCGATCCCGACGGCGGACGGCACGGGCACGGACCCGGACCACCGGGACGACATCGAGGCGGCGGCGCTCTACGACCTCCTGGAACAGCGCGTGACCCCCCGCTTCTACGAGCGCGGCCAGGGCGGACTGCCCGACCGCTGGATCGAGATGGTCCGCCAGACGCTGACACTGCTGGGCCCGAAGGTGCTGGCCGGCCGGATGGTCCGCGAGTACGTGGAGCGTCTCTACACCCCCGCCGCGCACGCGCACCGCGCGATGGAGCCGGCGGCGGCACGGGAGTTGGCGGGATGGAAGGCGCGGGTGCGGTCCGCGTGGCAGAGCGTGACGGTCGACCATGTGGAGACGTCCGTGACGACCGCGACCGCGGAACTGGGCACGACGCTGGGACTGCGGGTCCGGGTCGGCCTCGGCAACCTGAGCCCCGAGGACGTCGACGTACAGGCCCTGTCGGGCCGGGTCGACGAGGAGGACAGGATCACGGACGCGCTGACGCTCCCCCTGAAGCCGGTGGGCGGTCCGGACGCGGAGGGGCGGTGGGTCTACGAGGGTCCGCTGTCCCTGGACCGGACGGGCCCCTTCGGATACACGGTCCGTATCCTCCCGGCACACCGACTCCTGGCCTCCGGAGCCGAGTTGGGGCTGGTGGCGGTGCCCGCGGAGGAGGCGGTGGAGGCCGCGGGGGTGTTGATGCGGTGA
- a CDS encoding DUF1990 domain-containing protein, which translates to MPPIEPPNTFTYADVGATRKPGFCPPDFHPLHVRTRIGEGEPVFRRASEAVLTWEMHRALGVGIDATADRAAPEVDVTVTLAGMIKAPCRVVWTIEEPRRAGWAYGTLSGHPECGEESFVVDRTGDGTVWLTVSAFSRAAKWYARAGGPATRGLQHAYARRCGVVLRRLSGGEED; encoded by the coding sequence ATGCCGCCGATAGAGCCCCCCAACACCTTCACCTACGCCGACGTGGGCGCGACCCGCAAGCCCGGCTTCTGCCCACCGGACTTCCACCCCCTGCACGTCCGCACCCGCATAGGCGAGGGCGAACCGGTCTTCCGCCGGGCCTCCGAAGCGGTCCTGACCTGGGAGATGCACCGCGCGCTGGGCGTGGGCATCGACGCGACGGCCGACCGCGCGGCCCCCGAGGTCGACGTCACGGTCACCCTGGCCGGCATGATCAAGGCCCCCTGCCGGGTGGTGTGGACGATCGAGGAACCCCGCCGCGCGGGCTGGGCGTACGGCACCCTTTCCGGCCACCCGGAATGCGGCGAGGAGTCCTTCGTGGTCGACCGCACCGGCGACGGCACGGTGTGGCTGACGGTGTCGGCGTTCAGCCGGGCGGCGAAGTGGTACGCACGGGCGGGCGGCCCCGCGACCCGGGGTCTGCAACATGCCTACGCGCGCCGCTGCGGCGTGGTCCTGCGCCGGTTGTCCGGCGGGGAGGAGGACTGA
- a CDS encoding M4 family metallopeptidase, with translation MTPVYARHKRTTLAIATAVAAGALLTTGLTTGTAAAQTPAETSGKATLAAAPLQLTPAARTTLIKQQQAGAADTAAKIGLGAKEKLVVKDVVKDADGTVHTRYERTYAGLPVLGGDLVVHASKSGATKSVTKATTKSIKVASLTPKLTVAKAEKQALSAAKAAGSEKTAADGARKVIWAGSGTPVLAYETIVGGFQDDGTPNQLHVITDAATGKKLFEYQGIENATGTGKSLYSGTVSLTTTLSGSTYQLTDGSRGSHKTYNKSHGTSSSAGTLFTDADNTWGTGTASSSTTDQTAAVDAAYGAAETWDFYKSTFGRSGIKNNGVAAYSRVHYGNQYVNAFWDDSCFCMTYGDGEGNVSPLTSLDVAGHEMSHGVTSNTAGLNYSGESGGLNEATSDIFGTGVEFFANNASDKGDYLIGEKIDINGDGTPLRYMDKPSKDGGSADSWSSSVGNLDVHYSSGVANHFFYLLSEGSGAKTINGVSYNSPTSNGSTVTGIGRDKALQIWYKALTTYFTSTTNYKSARTGTLSAAAALYGSGSTEYNAVAAAWSAVNVS, from the coding sequence GTGACCCCCGTCTACGCGCGTCACAAGCGCACCACTCTGGCCATCGCCACCGCCGTCGCGGCCGGAGCTCTCCTCACCACCGGTCTGACCACCGGTACCGCCGCCGCCCAGACCCCGGCGGAGACGAGCGGCAAGGCCACCCTGGCCGCCGCGCCCCTCCAGCTGACCCCGGCGGCGCGCACCACGCTCATCAAGCAGCAGCAGGCCGGCGCCGCCGACACCGCCGCCAAGATAGGCCTCGGCGCCAAGGAGAAGCTGGTCGTCAAGGACGTCGTCAAGGACGCCGACGGCACGGTGCACACCCGCTACGAGCGCACCTACGCCGGTCTGCCCGTCCTCGGCGGCGACCTGGTCGTCCACGCGTCGAAGTCCGGTGCGACCAAGAGCGTCACCAAGGCGACGACCAAGTCCATCAAGGTCGCCTCCCTGACGCCGAAGCTCACCGTCGCCAAGGCCGAGAAGCAGGCGCTGTCCGCCGCCAAGGCCGCGGGTTCGGAGAAGACCGCCGCCGACGGCGCGCGCAAGGTCATCTGGGCCGGCTCGGGCACCCCCGTCCTCGCCTACGAGACGATCGTCGGCGGCTTCCAGGACGACGGCACCCCGAACCAGCTGCACGTCATCACCGACGCCGCGACCGGCAAGAAGCTCTTCGAGTACCAGGGCATCGAGAACGCGACCGGCACCGGCAAGAGCCTGTACTCGGGCACGGTCAGCCTGACCACCACCCTGTCGGGTTCGACGTACCAGCTGACCGACGGCTCGCGCGGCAGCCACAAGACGTACAACAAGTCCCACGGCACCAGCTCCTCCGCGGGCACGCTGTTCACGGACGCCGACAACACCTGGGGCACCGGCACGGCCTCCAGCTCCACCACCGACCAGACGGCGGCCGTCGACGCCGCCTACGGCGCGGCGGAGACCTGGGACTTCTACAAGTCCACCTTCGGCCGCAGCGGCATCAAGAACAACGGTGTCGCGGCCTACTCCCGGGTCCACTACGGCAACCAGTACGTCAACGCGTTCTGGGACGACAGCTGCTTCTGCATGACGTACGGCGACGGCGAGGGCAACGTCAGCCCGCTGACCTCGCTGGACGTGGCCGGCCACGAGATGAGCCACGGCGTCACCTCGAACACGGCGGGCCTGAACTACTCCGGCGAGTCCGGCGGCCTGAACGAGGCCACCTCGGACATCTTCGGCACCGGCGTGGAGTTCTTCGCCAACAACGCGTCCGACAAGGGTGACTACCTCATCGGCGAGAAGATCGACATCAACGGCGACGGCACCCCGCTGCGCTACATGGACAAGCCCAGCAAGGACGGCGGCTCGGCGGACTCCTGGTCCTCCTCCGTCGGCAACCTGGACGTCCACTACTCGTCCGGTGTCGCGAACCACTTCTTCTACCTCCTCTCGGAGGGCAGCGGCGCGAAGACGATCAACGGCGTGAGCTACAACTCGCCGACGTCCAACGGCTCCACGGTCACCGGCATCGGCCGGGACAAGGCGCTCCAGATCTGGTACAAGGCGCTGACGACGTACTTCACGTCGACGACCAACTACAAGTCGGCACGCACGGGCACCCTGTCCGCGGCGGCCGCCCTGTACGGCTCCGGCAGCACCGAGTACAACGCGGTCGCGGCGGCCTGGTCGGCCGTGAACGTGAGCTAG
- a CDS encoding M4 family metallopeptidase, whose protein sequence is MRESSSHRRTSHTMHRRAAAVALVGVSALIAAAVQSGAATAAPEKAPSAAGKVIPGAESVKLTPAQRAELLRTANAGKADTAKELGLGAKEKLVVRDVVKDGNGTLHTRYERTYDGLPVLGGDLVVTSTKADATAAVTKATRATIKVASVKPQLSTAKAEKQALSAAKAEKAKSPAVSHAPRKVIWAADGRPTLAYETVVGGFQHDGTPQELHVITDAATGAKLYEWEAIETGTGNTVYSGTVSLTTTQSGSTYNLTDGARGGHKTYNLNRGTSGTGTLFSGPDDVWGNGSASNTESAAADAHYGAALTWDYYKNIHGRSGIRGDGVAAYSRVHYGNAYVNAFWDDSCFCMTYGDGSGNTNPLVSIDVAGHEMTHGVTSNTAGLNYSGESGGLNEATSDIFGTAVEFYAANSNDVGDYLIGEEININGDGTPLRYMDKPSKDGASKDSWYSGIGSVDVHYSSGPANHFFYLLSEGSGAKVINGVSYNSPTSDGLPVTGIGRDKAEKIWFRALTTKFTSTTNYAAARTGTLAAAGELYGTTSAEYKAVQDAWAAVAVGSRSGGGGGGTSFENTADVSIPDNGAAVTSSITVSGRTGNAPSNLQVGVDIVHTYIGDLKVDLVAPDGSVYTLKAYGTGGSADNINTTYTVNASSEVANGTWKLRVQDNAAIDTGYINSWKLTFP, encoded by the coding sequence TTGAGAGAGAGTTCCTCCCACAGACGCACCTCCCACACGATGCACCGCCGTGCCGCAGCCGTAGCGCTCGTCGGTGTGTCCGCCCTGATCGCCGCGGCCGTCCAGTCGGGCGCCGCCACCGCAGCCCCGGAGAAGGCACCGTCGGCCGCGGGCAAGGTCATACCGGGCGCCGAGTCGGTCAAACTGACCCCCGCCCAGCGCGCCGAGCTGCTGCGCACGGCGAATGCCGGCAAGGCGGACACCGCCAAGGAACTCGGCCTGGGCGCCAAGGAGAAGCTGGTCGTCCGTGACGTCGTCAAGGACGGCAACGGCACGCTCCACACCCGCTACGAGCGCACCTACGACGGTCTGCCCGTCCTCGGCGGCGACCTGGTCGTCACCAGCACGAAGGCCGACGCCACCGCGGCGGTCACCAAGGCGACCCGCGCCACCATCAAGGTCGCCTCGGTGAAGCCGCAGCTCTCGACCGCCAAGGCCGAGAAGCAGGCGCTGAGCGCGGCGAAGGCGGAGAAGGCCAAGAGCCCGGCGGTCAGCCACGCCCCGCGCAAGGTGATCTGGGCGGCCGACGGAAGGCCGACGCTCGCCTACGAGACGGTCGTGGGCGGCTTCCAGCACGACGGCACCCCGCAGGAGCTGCACGTCATCACCGACGCGGCGACCGGCGCGAAGCTGTACGAGTGGGAGGCCATCGAGACCGGCACCGGCAACACGGTGTACTCGGGCACGGTCAGCCTGACGACGACGCAGTCGGGTTCGACGTACAACCTCACCGACGGCGCCCGCGGCGGCCACAAGACGTACAACCTCAACCGCGGCACCTCCGGGACCGGCACGCTGTTCTCCGGCCCCGACGACGTCTGGGGCAACGGCAGCGCCTCGAACACGGAGTCGGCGGCGGCGGACGCGCACTACGGTGCCGCGCTGACGTGGGACTACTACAAGAACATCCACGGCCGCAGCGGCATCCGCGGTGACGGGGTGGCGGCCTACTCCCGCGTCCACTACGGCAACGCGTACGTCAACGCGTTCTGGGACGACAGCTGCTTCTGCATGACCTACGGCGACGGCTCGGGCAACACCAACCCGCTCGTGTCGATCGACGTGGCCGGTCACGAGATGACGCACGGCGTCACCTCCAACACCGCGGGCCTCAACTACAGCGGGGAGTCCGGCGGTCTGAACGAGGCCACCTCCGATATCTTCGGCACGGCGGTCGAGTTCTACGCGGCGAACTCCAACGACGTCGGTGACTACCTCATCGGCGAGGAGATCAACATCAACGGCGACGGCACGCCGCTGCGTTACATGGACAAGCCGAGCAAGGACGGCGCGTCGAAGGACAGTTGGTACTCCGGTATCGGCTCGGTCGACGTCCACTACTCCTCGGGCCCGGCCAACCACTTCTTCTACCTGCTGTCCGAGGGCAGCGGCGCCAAGGTCATCAACGGCGTCAGCTACAACTCGCCCACCTCGGACGGCCTCCCGGTCACCGGCATCGGCCGCGACAAGGCGGAGAAGATCTGGTTCCGCGCGCTGACCACGAAGTTCACGTCCACCACCAACTACGCGGCGGCCCGCACCGGCACCCTCGCGGCGGCCGGTGAGCTGTACGGCACCACGAGCGCCGAGTACAAGGCGGTGCAGGACGCGTGGGCGGCCGTGGCGGTCGGTTCGCGCTCCGGTGGCGGCGGTGGCGGTACGTCCTTCGAGAACACCGCCGACGTATCGATTCCGGACAACGGCGCCGCGGTGACGTCGTCGATCACGGTCTCCGGGCGGACGGGCAACGCGCCCTCCAACCTCCAGGTCGGCGTCGACATCGTGCACACCTACATCGGTGACCTCAAGGTCGACCTGGTGGCCCCCGACGGCAGTGTGTACACGCTGAAGGCGTACGGCACCGGTGGCAGCGCGGACAACATCAACACCACGTACACCGTGAACGCTTCCTCCGAAGTCGCCAACGGGACGTGGAAGTTGAGGGTCCAGGACAACGCGGCCATCGACACCGGCTACATCAACAGCTGGAAGCTCACCTTCCCGTAG
- a CDS encoding ABC transporter ATP-binding protein: MTTSGHLPIATAGDVRHAAHRLIRADRTAFAATLVLNAAAAVAGLGGPWLLGRIIDEVRSKGGVDAVDRLALALLVCAVAELLLARWARFVGHRFGERTLARVREEFVDRALALPASTVERAGTGDLTARGTADVSTVGTTLRDAGPDLLINTVRFLIALVAVFVLAPLLGVVGVCGLLPIWFALRWYLRRARDGYLAEGAATSDVAEIVAATASGARTVEALRLEGERIAASRDALEAARRTRLHTLYLRSVFFPAVEVSYVLPIAGVLIVGGVLYTHGAMSLGAVVAAALYLQQLTGPLDQILVRVEQLQSSGASFARVEGLARAPKAASGESAAPAGDRIDVTGVRYSYGRGAEVLHGVDLTVRPGERLAIVGPSGAGKTTLSRLLAGVDAPTEGTVTVGGVPVVALGPEQLRRQVVLVTQEHHVFLGTVRDNLLIAEPGAGDGELWSALATVGADGWVRELPDGLDTALGEGGHRTDGSQAQQLALARVVLADPHTLILDEATALLDPTTARHTERALAAVLAGRTVIAIAHRLHTAHDADRVAVMEDGLLTELGAHEELVAADGAYAALWHSWHGDRTSGTGTTRPDL; this comes from the coding sequence GTGACGACTTCCGGCCACCTCCCCATCGCCACCGCCGGCGACGTCCGCCACGCAGCCCACCGCCTCATTCGCGCGGACCGCACAGCCTTCGCCGCCACCCTCGTCCTCAACGCCGCCGCGGCGGTCGCGGGCCTCGGCGGCCCCTGGCTGCTGGGCCGCATCATCGACGAGGTCAGATCCAAGGGTGGCGTCGACGCCGTCGACCGCCTCGCACTCGCGCTGCTCGTATGTGCGGTAGCGGAGCTACTGCTGGCCCGCTGGGCCCGCTTCGTGGGCCACCGCTTCGGCGAACGCACCCTCGCCCGGGTCCGCGAGGAGTTCGTCGACAGGGCCCTCGCCCTGCCCGCGTCCACGGTCGAGCGAGCGGGCACCGGTGACCTCACCGCCCGCGGCACCGCCGACGTCTCCACCGTCGGCACCACCCTGCGCGACGCCGGCCCCGACCTCCTCATCAACACGGTCCGTTTCCTGATCGCGCTGGTCGCGGTGTTCGTGCTGGCCCCGTTGCTGGGCGTGGTCGGCGTGTGCGGTCTGCTGCCCATCTGGTTCGCCCTGCGCTGGTATCTGCGCCGCGCCCGGGACGGCTATCTGGCCGAGGGCGCGGCCACCTCGGACGTCGCGGAGATCGTCGCGGCGACCGCGTCGGGGGCGCGCACGGTGGAGGCGCTGCGGCTGGAGGGCGAGCGGATCGCGGCGAGCCGGGACGCGCTCGAGGCCGCGCGCCGCACCCGTTTGCACACCCTCTACCTGCGCAGTGTCTTCTTCCCGGCCGTCGAGGTGTCGTACGTCCTGCCGATCGCCGGTGTCCTGATCGTCGGCGGTGTGCTGTACACGCACGGGGCGATGAGCCTGGGGGCCGTGGTCGCGGCGGCCCTGTACCTTCAGCAACTCACCGGGCCGCTCGACCAGATCCTGGTCCGGGTGGAGCAACTCCAGAGCAGCGGCGCCTCGTTCGCGCGGGTGGAGGGGCTCGCCCGGGCCCCGAAAGCCGCCTCCGGCGAGTCGGCCGCCCCCGCCGGCGACCGTATCGACGTGACCGGTGTGCGGTACTCCTACGGCCGTGGCGCCGAGGTCCTGCACGGGGTGGACCTCACCGTGCGCCCTGGGGAGCGGCTGGCGATCGTCGGCCCGTCCGGGGCCGGGAAGACCACGCTCAGCAGGCTGCTCGCGGGCGTCGACGCGCCCACCGAGGGGACGGTGACGGTCGGCGGCGTTCCGGTCGTCGCGCTCGGTCCCGAGCAGCTGCGCCGCCAGGTCGTCCTGGTCACCCAGGAGCACCATGTGTTCCTGGGCACGGTCCGGGACAACCTGCTGATCGCCGAACCCGGTGCCGGGGACGGGGAGTTGTGGTCGGCGCTGGCCACCGTCGGTGCCGACGGCTGGGTGCGGGAGCTGCCCGACGGCCTCGACACCGCGCTCGGCGAGGGCGGTCACCGCACCGACGGCTCGCAGGCCCAGCAACTCGCCCTGGCCCGGGTGGTGCTGGCGGACCCGCACACGCTGATCCTGGACGAGGCGACGGCGTTGCTGGACCCGACGACCGCCCGGCACACCGAGCGGGCCCTGGCCGCCGTACTGGCGGGCCGTACCGTCATCGCGATCGCGCACCGGCTGCACACCGCGCACGACGCGGACCGGGTGGCGGTGATGGAGGACGGGCTCCTGACCGAACTCGGCGCGCACGAGGAACTGGTGGCGGCGGACGGGGCGTACGCGGCGCTGTGGCACTCGTGGCACGGGGACCGCACGTCCGGCACGGGGACCACGCGTCCTGACCTTTAG
- a CDS encoding ABC transporter ATP-binding protein, with translation MIDAYEDPGTPDHRGGWHYLWWLVRCQPGRSALGALIASVWMVLLAATPYLMAKAIDEGLEPRDLGMLTLWSAALFLVGAFNAWLSIMRHRTMTRVRMDANFRTVKVVVGHAVRLGAALSRRAGAGEVVTIGVGDVQTIASALTVVGPGVGAIIAYLVVAGLLVSVSPVIAAVVLLGMPVIVGLVGPFLTRLQGAETEYRDRQGVLTARIADLAGGLRVLNGLGGKGLFADAFQRDSQRLREQGYRVGAVTSWVQALGVGLPTLFLAVVTWLAARLAAQGDISIGELVSVYGYVAVLVGPVAFWVECGYMLSRGVVAARRVVRFLSLEPMEDRGTRDAPAEASVLHDPESGVRILPGRLTALAGARPAETAAVLDRVARYTPSKASWGGIPLDEIQLPQIRARILMADHESDVFAGTLYEVMGAPAKAFRGAGNCATSPNEPAPATQPHEAPPPAHITTALHTAAAEDIVQSLPDGLDSPIDANARNLSGGQRQRIRLARALAADPEVLLAIEPTSALDAHTEARVATRLKQARQGRTTVVTTTSPLVLAHADTVIHLVDGKVAATGTHQGLLDYDPAYKALVARDTDAEEPVR, from the coding sequence GTGATCGACGCATACGAGGACCCCGGCACGCCCGACCACCGCGGCGGCTGGCACTACCTGTGGTGGCTGGTCCGCTGTCAGCCTGGCCGTTCCGCCCTCGGCGCGCTGATCGCCAGCGTCTGGATGGTGCTGCTGGCGGCGACGCCGTACCTGATGGCGAAGGCGATCGACGAGGGCCTGGAGCCCCGCGACCTCGGGATGCTCACGCTCTGGTCGGCCGCCCTGTTCCTGGTCGGCGCCTTCAACGCGTGGCTGAGCATCATGCGGCACCGCACGATGACCCGGGTCCGGATGGACGCCAACTTCCGCACGGTCAAGGTCGTCGTGGGCCACGCGGTCCGGCTGGGCGCCGCGCTGTCACGGCGGGCGGGGGCCGGCGAGGTCGTCACCATCGGAGTCGGCGACGTCCAGACCATCGCCTCCGCCCTCACGGTGGTCGGCCCGGGCGTGGGCGCGATCATCGCCTACCTCGTGGTCGCGGGCCTCCTGGTCTCCGTCTCCCCGGTCATCGCCGCGGTCGTCCTGCTCGGCATGCCGGTGATCGTCGGCCTCGTGGGCCCGTTCCTCACCCGTCTCCAGGGCGCCGAGACCGAGTACCGCGACCGCCAGGGCGTCCTCACCGCCCGCATCGCCGACCTCGCCGGCGGCCTGCGCGTGCTCAACGGCCTCGGCGGCAAGGGTCTGTTCGCCGACGCGTTCCAGCGCGACTCCCAGCGGCTGCGCGAACAGGGCTACCGGGTCGGGGCGGTGACCAGCTGGGTCCAGGCCCTCGGAGTAGGCCTCCCGACCCTGTTCCTGGCGGTGGTCACCTGGCTGGCGGCCCGCCTGGCCGCCCAAGGGGACATCAGCATCGGCGAGTTGGTGTCGGTGTACGGCTATGTCGCCGTCCTGGTGGGCCCGGTGGCGTTCTGGGTCGAGTGCGGCTACATGCTGAGCCGGGGTGTGGTGGCGGCGCGGAGGGTCGTACGGTTCCTGAGCCTGGAGCCGATGGAGGACAGGGGGACGCGGGACGCCCCCGCGGAGGCGTCGGTCCTGCACGACCCGGAGTCGGGCGTACGGATCCTGCCGGGCCGGTTGACGGCGTTGGCGGGGGCGCGTCCGGCGGAGACAGCGGCCGTACTGGACCGCGTGGCCCGTTACACCCCGTCAAAGGCGAGCTGGGGCGGCATCCCTCTGGACGAGATCCAGCTGCCCCAGATCAGAGCCCGCATCTTGATGGCGGACCACGAGTCAGACGTGTTCGCAGGCACCTTGTACGAAGTAATGGGCGCGCCCGCAAAGGCTTTTAGGGGCGCGGGGAACTGCGCGACCAGCCCCAACGAACCCGCACCCGCCACTCAACCCCACGAGGCACCCCCTCCCGCGCACATCACCACCGCCCTTCACACAGCCGCAGCCGAAGACATCGTCCAATCCCTCCCCGACGGCCTCGACTCCCCCATCGACGCGAACGCCCGCAACCTCTCCGGCGGCCAACGCCAACGCATCCGCCTGGCAAGAGCCCTCGCCGCCGACCCCGAGGTACTCCTCGCCATAGAACCCACGTCCGCCCTCGACGCCCACACCGAGGCCCGCGTGGCCACCCGCCTCAAACAGGCCCGCCAAGGCCGAACCACCGTCGTCACCACCACCTCCCCCCTGGTCCTGGCCCACGCGGACACCGTCATCCACCTGGTGGACGGCAAGGTCGCGGCCACCGGCACCCACCAGGGCCTCCTCGACTACGACCCGGCGTACAAGGCCCTCGTGGCGAGGGACACCGACGCAGAGGAGCCCGTGCGGTGA